The following proteins come from a genomic window of Alosa alosa isolate M-15738 ecotype Scorff River chromosome 2, AALO_Geno_1.1, whole genome shotgun sequence:
- the LOC125290947 gene encoding gap junction delta-2 protein-like produces the protein MGDWSILGRFLTEVQNHSTVIGKIWLTVLLIFRILLVALVGDAVYSDEQSKFTCNTLQPGCNNVCYDTFAPVSHLRFWVFQIVLVSTPSIFYIVYVLHKIAKDEKLEADTVPAIAGCPTSDDFSVAQVKLDAEDTTDASASAPVFSSGPEETWGPPVGSESVEQNLLEDGVPVVRKDPTELSSQVLLIYIVHVVLSSIMEITFLVGQYYLFGFEVPHLFRCETYPCPNRTDCFVSRATEKTIFLNFMFSISLGCFILNIVELHYLGWVYIFRVLCSACSTCCTPHRSPLERLGLYPDHNPLLLQLKHSLQSRVVLQAPATMVQERSCAVPAYTPAISFQTDSTLQCTSRRGLDDKEHCKVKLAKLGRGEKSWL, from the coding sequence ATGGGAGACTGGTCCATTCTTGGTCGCTTCCTAACGGAGGTGCAGAACCACTCGACAGTCATCGGTAAGATTTGGCTGACCGTGCTACTGATCTTCCGCATCCTGCTGGTGGCGCTGGTGGGCGACGCGGTGTACAGCGACGAGCAGTCCAAGTTCACCTGCAACACGCTGCAGCCTGGCTGCAACAACGTCTGCTACGACACCTTCGCCCCGGTCTCACACCTGCGCTTCTGGGTCTTCCAGATCGTCCTCGTCTCAACGCCGTCCATCTTCTACATCGTCTACGTGCTGCACAAGATCGCCAAGGATGAGAAGCTGGAGGCGGACACGGTGCCGGCCATCGCCGGGTGTCCGACCTCCGATGACTTCTCGGTGGCGCAGGTGAAACTGGACGCAGAGGACACCACGGATGCCAGCGCGTCAGCACCAGTCTTCAGCTCTGGCCCCGAGGAGACCTGGGGCCCCCCGGTGGGCAGCGAGAGCGTGGAGCAGAACCTGCTGGAGGACGGGGTCCCTGTGGTGCGGAAGGACCCCACAGAGCTGTCCAGCCAGGTGCTGCTCATCTACATCGTCCACGTGGTGCTCAGCTCCATCATGGAGATCACCTTCCTGGTGGGCCAATACTACCTGTTCGGCTTCGAGGTGCCGCACCTGTTCCGCTGTGAGACCTACCCCTGCCCAAATCGGACCGACTGCTTTGTGTCGCGCGCCACCGAGAAGACCATCTTCCTCAACTTCATGTTCAGCATCAGCCTGGGTTGCTTCATCCTCAACATTGTGGAGCTGCACTACCTGGGCTGGGTCTACATCTTCCGCGTGCTCTGTTCCGCCTGCTCCACCTGCTGCACGCCCCACCGGAGCCCCCTGGAGAGGCTGGGGCTCTACCCCGACCACAACCCCCTCCTGCTGCAGCTCAAGCACTCCCTCCAGAGCCGGGTGGTGCTGCAGGCCCCCGCCACCATGGTCCAGGAGAGGAGCTGCGCCGTGCCGGCCTACACCCCCGCAATCTCCTTCCAGACGGACTCCACGCTGCAGTGCACGTCCAGGAGGGGGCTGGATGACAAGGAGCACTGCAAGGTCAAGCTGGCCAAATTAGGCAGGGGAGAGAAATCCTGGCTGTAA